A single Sporosarcina sp. FSL W8-0480 DNA region contains:
- a CDS encoding polysaccharide deacetylase family protein, whose protein sequence is MKKRILYISLLSSMLLLASCNEKMDLETSSKEENSADVEIETDEVLEEDSEIESEIEIEEDEAEGLIEEPQYVMNPNTYSIEPIGEANPKVVLLTIDDAPDKRALDMAKTLKELNVPAIFFVNGHFIATDEKKAILKEIHDMGFIIGNHTKTHANLKKITEDEQREEIISVNDIVEEVTGERPTFFRAPFGANTDFSRALSQKEGMLLMNWSYGYDFEKEFMTKEKIADIMVNTELLRNGSNLLMHDREWTADALEEIVNGLRKKGYEFVNPRLIKGIEEME, encoded by the coding sequence ATGAAAAAGAGAATACTATACATATCATTACTGTCATCCATGCTGCTTTTAGCGTCCTGCAATGAAAAAATGGATCTTGAAACTTCCTCAAAAGAAGAAAACTCAGCAGATGTAGAAATAGAAACAGATGAGGTCTTAGAAGAAGATAGTGAAATTGAGTCCGAAATTGAAATAGAAGAGGATGAAGCGGAGGGTCTGATTGAAGAGCCGCAATATGTCATGAATCCAAATACGTATTCGATCGAACCGATCGGTGAAGCAAATCCTAAAGTTGTCCTATTAACTATTGATGATGCCCCAGATAAACGGGCTCTTGATATGGCAAAAACTTTGAAGGAATTAAACGTTCCTGCAATCTTCTTCGTGAATGGTCATTTTATCGCAACGGATGAAAAGAAGGCGATTCTGAAAGAAATCCATGATATGGGCTTTATAATTGGTAATCATACAAAAACACATGCGAATCTTAAAAAAATAACGGAAGATGAACAGCGTGAAGAAATCATTTCCGTGAATGATATCGTTGAAGAGGTGACTGGAGAGCGTCCAACGTTTTTCCGTGCCCCGTTCGGTGCGAATACGGATTTCAGCCGAGCTTTGTCGCAAAAAGAGGGTATGCTCTTGATGAATTGGTCATATGGATACGATTTTGAAAAAGAGTTTATGACTAAGGAGAAAATCGCTGATATTATGGTGAATACTGAGCTTTTGAGAAATGGGTCAAATCTTTTAATGCATGATCGGGAATGGACAGCTGATGCATTGGAGGAAATTGTAAATGGACTGCGTAAGAAAGGGTATGAGTTTGTCAATCCAAGATTGATAAAAGGGATAGAAGAAATGGAATAA